A genomic region of Sulfobacillus acidophilus DSM 10332 contains the following coding sequences:
- a CDS encoding hypothetical protein (SPTR: Putative DNA-packaging protein) — protein sequence MTDRWALRAADKVTIIGPNGSGKSFLALGYVAHMPSVIVHDPKHEIELPDFVIISRAEDMLRHPRVIWRSPQLADPVDAGNWAGYAALQRKHTCLYLDEAALVTTANRIGPWLRAAIITGRSQGVGVWAATQRPKDVSNLFFSEAHAILVSPLLVGFDVEKVKGFVPEDYLSLRNKEFPPFSFYAVRRGEKHGRLIRAGS from the coding sequence ATGACGGATCGCTGGGCGCTTCGGGCGGCCGATAAAGTCACCATCATCGGGCCGAACGGGTCCGGGAAGTCGTTTTTGGCGCTGGGCTATGTCGCGCATATGCCCAGCGTGATTGTCCATGATCCCAAGCATGAGATCGAATTGCCGGATTTTGTGATAATATCACGGGCCGAGGACATGCTCCGCCACCCGCGGGTCATTTGGCGGTCGCCGCAACTGGCGGATCCCGTGGACGCCGGCAATTGGGCCGGCTATGCGGCCCTCCAGCGGAAGCACACCTGTTTGTATCTCGATGAGGCGGCATTAGTCACAACAGCGAACCGGATCGGGCCGTGGCTCCGGGCCGCGATCATTACCGGGCGGTCCCAAGGCGTCGGCGTCTGGGCGGCGACCCAGCGGCCCAAGGACGTGTCGAACCTCTTTTTCTCGGAAGCACATGCGATTCTCGTGTCCCCGCTTCTCGTCGGTTTTGATGTAGAAAAGGTCAAGGGCTTTGTGCCCGAAGATTATTTGTCACTACGAAACAAGGAGTTTCCACCGTTTTCCTTTTATGCGGTACGACGAGGGGAGAAACACGGTCGGCTCATTCGCGCCGGCTCATAA
- a CDS encoding hypothetical protein (KEGG: ang:ANI_1_1156024 hypothetical protein~SPTR: Similarity to hypothetical protein 2SCG18.24 - Streptomyces coelicolor) — translation MSDIVVLLIAVIVLLWLLHSVFSGSASTASPYQGSSIGTSGIVAAVDAGIKAIDQTASSASKELGSLAVKVERNAITGAAKAASHSPVAVPSQKSYNAAVGDQLYPGISLGSAAAGLVGGVTGGAVGAIIPTTIGGTIQGAVSGVESVGKLPGVKTVGKFLGTQARDLSHWVGSQAHDFTNWVGHLL, via the coding sequence ATGTCTGATATCGTGGTCCTCCTCATCGCGGTGATTGTGCTCCTCTGGCTGCTCCATTCGGTCTTTAGTGGGTCGGCGAGTACGGCGAGTCCGTACCAAGGGAGCAGCATTGGGACATCCGGCATTGTGGCAGCTGTCGATGCCGGAATCAAAGCGATAGACCAAACAGCTAGCAGTGCCTCAAAAGAATTGGGGTCACTAGCCGTGAAAGTTGAACGCAACGCGATCACCGGGGCGGCAAAAGCCGCGTCGCATTCACCGGTCGCGGTCCCGAGCCAAAAAAGCTATAACGCGGCCGTTGGGGACCAACTCTATCCCGGCATCTCGCTCGGGTCCGCAGCGGCTGGCCTGGTGGGGGGAGTAACCGGGGGCGCAGTCGGGGCAATCATACCAACCACGATCGGCGGCACAATCCAGGGCGCCGTTTCGGGAGTGGAGTCGGTCGGGAAGTTACCGGGAGTCAAGACCGTCGGGAAGTTCCTTGGTACGCAGGCTAGAGACCTGTCCCATTGGGTCGGCAGCCAAGCACATGACTTCACGAATTGGGTCGGGCATCTGCTCTAG
- a CDS encoding Peptidoglycan-binding lysin domain protein (PFAM: LysM domain~TIGRFAM: spore coat assembly protein SafA~InterPro IPR002482:IPR018392~KEGG: tmr:Tmar_0530 spore coat assembly protein SafA~PFAM: Peptidoglycan-binding lysin domain~SMART: Peptidoglycan-binding Lysin subgroup~SPTR: Putative uncharacterized protein lytE3) — protein MAQHDQNLIYGVIALAVGLVGFELWKNGTLARWFHLGSTAGSGAAAGTPSSSGSGAGSNSGSGAGSSSGGTLSISGAGHYTVQKGDTLSAIAARYGISLAALEAANPQIKDPNLIYPGETITIPGGSSAGSSGYAGGGTGSSVPVSTGSSGTHQFNVSQTKMSYTVRKGDTLSAIAQAHGVSLAALEAANPHITDPNLIYPGETVYIPTSIATSTQTVQTSTGSVVSTVTRRNGLTIPSVHVYRGTASTVTNPSTGQVALDKRTYSPWRSSTSGSAVTVQRGQNLWSIAQAHGLSLSAIERMNPQIKNFNLIYPGEEVHV, from the coding sequence ATGGCACAACACGATCAGAACCTCATCTATGGCGTGATTGCCCTGGCCGTCGGACTTGTCGGCTTTGAATTGTGGAAGAACGGCACTTTGGCCCGCTGGTTTCACCTCGGATCGACCGCAGGGAGCGGCGCGGCAGCCGGGACACCTTCGTCTAGTGGAAGCGGGGCCGGCAGTAATAGTGGGTCCGGCGCCGGTTCTAGCAGTGGGGGGACACTCAGCATATCCGGCGCCGGGCACTATACGGTACAAAAGGGCGATACCTTGTCGGCTATCGCCGCGCGGTATGGCATAAGCCTTGCGGCCTTGGAAGCCGCGAATCCGCAAATCAAAGATCCTAACCTGATTTACCCGGGTGAAACCATCACGATCCCAGGCGGATCGAGCGCCGGCTCTAGCGGCTACGCAGGCGGCGGCACAGGGTCGAGCGTGCCGGTCTCGACGGGATCAAGCGGCACGCATCAGTTTAACGTGTCGCAGACCAAGATGAGCTATACGGTACGGAAGGGCGATACCCTGTCGGCTATCGCCCAGGCACACGGCGTTAGTCTTGCGGCCTTGGAGGCGGCCAATCCCCATATCACGGACCCGAATCTCATCTATCCAGGCGAAACGGTCTATATCCCCACCAGCATCGCCACGAGTACCCAAACTGTGCAGACTTCGACCGGCTCGGTCGTATCGACGGTGACCCGACGGAACGGCCTAACCATTCCCAGTGTCCACGTGTACCGCGGCACAGCCTCCACGGTGACCAATCCGTCAACGGGTCAAGTTGCGCTCGACAAGCGCACCTACTCGCCCTGGCGGTCAAGCACATCAGGGAGTGCCGTCACCGTTCAGCGGGGGCAAAATCTGTGGAGCATCGCGCAGGCGCATGGGCTAAGTTTGTCGGCAATTGAGCGGATGAACCCGCAAATCAAGAATTTCAACCTCATCTACCCGGGTGAGGAGGTGCACGTCTAA